The DNA sequence NNNNNNNNNNNNNNNNNNNNNNNNNNNNNNNNNNNNNNNNNNNNNNNNNNNNAACACTTGTTATTCAGTGCTACAGTTTAGGATTCCACTGTATCAACACTTGTTATTCAGTGCTACAGTttagggttccactgtatcaacacTTGTTATTCAGTGCTACAGTttagggttccactgtatcaacacTTGTTATTCAGTGCTACAGTttagggttccactgtatcaacacTTGTTATTCAGTGCTACAGTttagggttccactgtatcaacacTTGTTATTCAGTGCTACAGTttagggttccactgtatcaacacTTGTTATTCAGTGCTACAGTttagggttccactgtatcaacacTTGTTATTCAGTGCTACAGTttagggttccactgtatcaacacTTGTTATTCAGTGCTACAGTttagggttccactgtatcaacacTTGTTATTCAGTGCTACAGTttagggttccactgtatcaacacTTGTTATTCAGTGCTACAGTttagggttccactgtatcaacacTTGTTATTCAGTGCTACAGTttagggttccactgtatcaacacTTGTTATTCAGTGCTACAGTttagggttccactgtatcaacacTTGTTATTCAGTGCTACAGTttagggttccactgtatcaacacTTGTTATTCAGTGCTACAGTttagggttccactgtatcaacacTTGTTATTCAGTGCTACAGTttagggttccactgtatcaacacTTGTTATTCAGTGCTACAGTTTAGGGTGCCACTGTATCAACACTTGTTATTCAGTGCTACAGTttagggttccactgtatcaacacTTGTTATTCAGTGCTACAGTttagggttccactgtatcaacacTTGACTTGTTATTCAGTGCTACAGTTCAGCATAgacctaaatataggtccctgagtTTAGGGTGCAGAAGTAATTGCTAAGGTAGAATCTGTCCTATTTCCTTTGCAAGGACTATTCTGATGTACAGGCACAGGAAATATCTACACTGATATATGAATCAGTGGTTTTATTGGGTataagtgtaaaaaaaaagactaaaGGATGAAACGTTGTGGAATGTATATAGAGATGCAAGTACATGCTCTAAGATTGGAATATATTATATTAATATTATTTCCTATTCGTTTTATTGTAATCTCCACATGTAttggtttttaaaaaaataattaatttatTAATTTGATTTTCCAGAGATAAAAACacaaatgtcttttttttagAACAAATTCTGTTAGCTTTTATTTCACAACATCAAGGAGGCTCACGTatgactttttgttttgttttgtgtgtccCTCTCCATCCAACCTATTTTTCTTAGGTTTGTGTGCGGGAGGAAAGGGTAGGTGAATATGAACAATCTCTTGTTCTAAgtgtgaaaacacacacacacacacacacgaacacacaaacacaacaacaacgaaacaaCAAGACGTGCGCCTGTAGCTGTGATCATGATCACTGGGACATATGTAAGAGCTGCTTGCTGGCTTTTAAAAGTAGCGCGGGTTTGTTCAAACACAAATCTTGGCTATAATTAGAACCATTGATCCATCGTGAGATAACGGATTTATTGCCGAGCGAAAGCGCTGTTGAAGGCAAGGAACCATCGCGACTTTCTGCGGCCTGTCAATGAATCGTTTGGTTGTGCCGCGAGGCAAGTACTCGCTGTCGTCATACAACGAAAGAGCCAATCAGAGAGGGCGTAGCATGAGGTGTCGGAAAGCTGCATGGCGACCGCTGTTGTCGCTACAAGCGTAAACAATGTGTTCGGTGCCAACAAGTAACACAATGTGAGGTTTTCATAACTTCTTTAAGTTCCAACTTTATTTCCTACTGGGTGTGTGCCAAGCTGGTAATTTTCAGTGGTGCGTATCGCCAGGAATTTCGACACCGGCAGGTATCACGATCGGATAAGGAATTGTCGTCTGCTACCTGGTCGTGTTCTCACACGTTTCGTCACGCTGGTTTCCGAGTCGGCATACTACAGGAAAACAACACGCTGACTGCGACGCCTCTGTCACCCCTAATTAAATGACACCGCCTCGGCCAGACGGTTGACTGGTAAAGAAACACAGGACTTTTAATTTTAGAGTCACTGTTTTCGTTCGATCATTTCGAGACTTGGCCGAGGTTTGTTGGTGGTCAGAGTTTTCGCTGGTCAAAAAAAGCAGGGCTGCACAAAAGCGAGAGTGGCGTTAGCACCAATTGCAGGAAAGGCAGTTTTGTGATCTACGTGTTGTCACTTTGGTGCACAGTCCTGTCTTCGATTTTTGCCATTGCTGAGGGGCAGTCCATCAGCTGCCGGCAGCTGCTTTCTGTTCAGCAACCAGTACGTGGAAGTGTGTAAACATTGCGGAATTGTCACCAGGCTCAGGGGGGCAGTCCGGAATTAGTCACAGTTTGTGATGAAAAATACTACAGAATTTTTGCGATTTTCGTGTTGGAGAATCTCAGTGAAAAGTGTTGTTTGGTGGTGAATTTTGGTGGAAAGGAGTAGCTTGATCAAGTCTTCAGCATGAGTCCGCAGTGTTTTCGATAAGGTTGTCTTGAGCTGACATAATTTAACCAAAAATTATGGCATCATCATTTCCGTACCAGTTTCAACCTCAGCCTCCCCCTGTCCCACGTATGACAGGGGGGAAGCGTGGTCCTTCCGGGCCGCTTATGGTCTCCTCCGGCAGTGAAGATGAAGACAGCGACACCAGTGAGTGTCTGCAACCACCCGTCATTCACCAGGTAACTGTCAAAACCACAGTGGCTCCAAAAAGCCCAAGGTGTGTGCAAATTGTACAGTTACCCACACCAAGGATGAAAACCGGTGGTGGGAAATTCACACCTACACCTATTATAAATCCGCGAAAAGACACTTTGAGTGTGATGACGGTGGCACCACCTGACCACATAGGTGATGAAACAGACACTGAAACGAACCATCCCTCGTTACCCTCCAGTCCCAGAGAATCCGTCACAAGTCCCACTTCTTCAAACTTTGCCACAGAGCACGATCATGATTATGAAAATGTGGCATCCCCTTGCAGTAGTACTGCTAGCGGACCCATTTATGTGCGACCACCTGGATTTACACACCATGCCCAGGAGGTTGAGAGCGTGCAAAGTAAAATTGTGCGAAAAAAAAGTCGGCCTGCGGCTGTGATATCACTCAGGGAAGGATTTAAAAGGAGGGAGCAGACACCACCCaaagcaaaaacaaagagaggtgagagagttatgttatatgaagtcttatatcgtgcgcgtatctccagactcggactcaaggcgcagggatctatttatgccgtgtgagatggaattttttacacaatacatcatgcattcacattgaccagcagatcgcagccatttcggcgcatatcctacttttcacggcctattattccaagtcacacgggtattttggtggacattttttatctatgcctatacaattttgccaggaaagacccttttgtcaatcgtgggatctttaacgtgcacaccccaatgtagtgtacacgaagggacctcggttttttgtctcatccgaaagaatAGCACTTGAACctaccacctaggttaggaaagggggagaacattgctaacgccctgacccagggtcaaactcgcaacctctcgcttccgagcgcaagtgcgttaccactcggccacccagtccttggatgttggatagagagagagagagagtgagagattgTGTGTTCAAGCAACATGTCATGCAGGGTCACTGCGTTTGTGTTCGAGTTTGCACGCTTTCAGCTGcatgcatgtatatatatgtcaatTTATGTGTTCACATGCATGGAGATTATTTATTTTATGTATTTTGtttaaggcccccccccaaaaaaaaagttgtatgtttctgtcacccgaccctacctagttttttcccgccgaccctagactttttttttattgcatttgtaaaaaaaaacaagaaaaaaaaccccgtcaaaacgaaagtaacagacggcagacgacacaagggggataaccccgcatcccttttgtctcatttgttttgtaatgttttgtctttctctttgtatagtaagtccagtctctttgcgtcactgtatagttattttctaccctgaccaagaaaataaaaaaataaaaaataaaaatctacctacctaccctatttttatgtagccatgttaccagaaacatacaacttttttttgtgtgcctaatgCACCATCATCTGCAACAAGCTGGATAAGGATTATTGTGTAGCACTgtaatacattgacattgaaaGATGTATATAACCCTCATTTTGAGACACTCTGACACAAAATCAtgctaagaaaaaaaaaaagtaagaaaaaTGCCACTGAAAATGTATATGTATGATCTttcaacttttgcaaaactatAAGAATCGATTTCTCTTTCAAAGGAATTGCAATTAATGAGTCTTTTTCCCATGCTTTTACCCAAAACTAATGATGTTACATAATGTGAGAATAGACAGGTAAAAACTCAACTAGTAAAATGTCACAACACACAACTATTCAAAGTATGTTCTTTCACTTTTGTAAAAATTTAAAATGCAATTAATAGTCACTTTAGACTAAATGCagttaattcttcttcttcttcgttcatgggcttagactcccacgttcactcatgtttttagcatgagtggatttttacacgtatgaccgtttttaccccgccattcaggcagcatacgccgatttcgggggaggcatgctgggtattttcgtgtttctataacccaccgaactctgacatggattacaggatcttttccgtgcgcacttggtcttgtgcttgcgtgaacacacgaagggggctaaggccctagcaggtctgcacataagttgacctgggagatcggaaaaatctccactcttaacccaccaggcggcagcgaccgggattcgatcTCACGAACCTcacgattaggaggccgacttcttaccaccacgccactgcgcccgtcatgcAGTTAATGAATCTCGCCTACATGCTTATCAGCAAAAGACAAGGGACACTATAATATACACATACATGTAGTTTTTATATATTCTGAGTGACTCCTTCAATGTTAGCCCACCTCTCACAGCTATTTTACTCCAGCTCCCACCTCACACCAACCTGCAACCTCTCACCTGTTAAAGAtacctttcttcttttgtaatgaattaagcccgggggcccgggtagctcaggtggtagagcactggacttgtgatcgaaaggtcgctggttcgaatccgggccgggacggacacgggtcaactttacatgtatgtgcagacccagagacggtatccatctcccacccccgtgtcaccacagtggcacgtaaaagacctcggtcattctgccataagtgcagatggctgataccacttaaacacgcatacacttgtgtatctcatctaaagtcgggttaaaacccgggaacatgcccctaatggctttgccgtgagggcgtaaaacttgaatttctctgaATTAAGCCCAAACAATTATATGTTTGTTTCCTGTGACAGGCCAAAACAAAAACGGAGTTCGTAGGTCAATtacatttacttttttttttattgaagttTTGATTTTTGGTGCATCCGCTGTGTGCATACCTGTACTTATTGTCGAAATGTGCTCAGATTTAAATTATTTTCCTTGTTGTATTAATTTTTAGTTATTAAGTTGCAATTACAAATGGGCATGCGTATGTGTACTGAATCTTTTACTTCAATAATTGTAGCGGCTTTAATCAGAGCAAACTTTTCTGAATCCCAAAATATAACTTAGATAGGTTTGATCTGAAAATATACTCAAAAGCTCGTTTCATAGAGAAGAAAATAATTCATTTTGTTCATGAATGTAAAATATAAAGGACATGGATTTGTAagaaaggatttttttttagcaCTCTAAACTGTACAGACATTTTTCAATACAGGAATGTTTATGTCAAAGCACAAATCATTGTTTAGTGAACCATCACAAATATTCAGTAGCTTgggtttgtgttgtttttttcttcgttATTTAGTTCATTCCTTATTTCatgctttctttcttccttccttccttcctttttttcGGGCATAATATCAGTggcgtgtttttttctgaacgtTTTATTTCCTTATTTACTGACCGTATAgtcagaaagtgtgtgtgtgtgtgtgtgtgtgtgtgtgtgtgtgtgtgtgtgtgtgtgtgtgtgtgtgtgtgtgtgtgtgtgtgtgtgagagagagagagagagagagaactttattttacaaggagagagagagagagagagactgaactttattttacaaggagagggagagagagagagagagagagagagagagagagagagagagagagagagagagagagagagagagagagagagagagagagagagagagagacgtaagacgtaagacattttattgattaaacacacaaggttcatttcaacggggtgtggggagggggggtcagtaatacatgccgtgtgtttgtatttatggacaatcaaccggttttatctctttctctctaacatatactcacacgaacgcacgcacgctctcactctctctctctctctctctctctctctctctctctctctctctctctctctctctctctctctctctctcttaaacctaaagacatatccagcgcatgaattaacaatatgggtaggtgcaacgacaaacaagtttacagtgctaacatacattatcggctttcaatcatgctctatcgttccacggcacaatTACTAATTAGTTCATTCCTTATTTTatgctttctttcttccttctttcctttttttcgggCATAATATCAGTggcgtgtttttttctgaacgtTTTATTTCCTTATTTACTGACCGCATAgtcagaaagtgtgtgtgtgtgtgtgtgtgtgtgtgtgtgtgtgtgtgtgtgtatgtgtgtgtgtgtgtgagagagagagagaactttattttacaaggagagagagagagagagagactgaactttattttgcaaggagagagagagagagagagagggagagagagagagctagagagagagagagagagagagagagagagagagagactgaactttattttacaaggagagagagggagagagagagagagagctagagagagagagggggagagagagagagagagagagagagagagagagagagagagagagagagagagagagagagactgaactttattttgcaaggataaagatagagagagagagagagagagagagagagagagagagagagagagagagagagagaggacactTCTTTTACGAGGATATATCATTACAACAGGCAGTGATCTACTTGTTCTACCTCGACCAAATGAAGGACTAACCTATAGtgactagagagagagggagagagagagagagagggggagagagagggaaagagagagcagTCATGTGGCAATCAATAGCCTCAGCCACCAGTGGTGATGTATATGATGCGACACGCATGACAGCGTTGAATTACTAATCGATTAAatcaaaacacacgcacacagatcACCAGCGATTTACGTCAGCAGCCGAGAGCACTCAACCAGTATAATACAAGTAAGACGAACAGAGACTTCATTATGCTAACACCGTCTCGTAAATATAGGCATTGGAATTCTTGATCCTCGTCCAAAAAACCTCTGTGTTTATTGGTTTGAGAAGAACAAGAGCTGGgtgtatatatatctataatACGAAAAAGTCGGGTATTCACTATGTGTATAGACCCCCAAGGGAGGTAACAATCACCTATAGAAAATAGGACCGTGGAATATTGCCATAACTGCTGCTTGTTAAAGCACAAGGGCTACCGTGTATAGTTGAAACTTTTTTCGATCGACTTGCATACATGTGGAAACCTTGcccacacgcaagcacacacagacactgatacacagacactgacacacagacactgatacACAGACACTGATACACAGACACTGatacacactgatacacagACACTGATACACAGACACGGGCATAcagtcacacgcacgcacgcatcgagaacacacacacacacatcacacacacacacacacacaaacgcacgcacacaactgagcacgcgcgcacgcacgcacgcacaccggcacacacacacacacacacacacacacacacacaccaaaccacaCCGGGccaaaccacacaaacacactcttcAGTCTTTAAACACCAATGCAAGCACAATTACGTGAGCCATCATTTGGTCAGCAGTGCACTTCCTAGTTCGCTTTTTATCATGAAATATGAAACAATGCGCATGAAATGCAATGCAGTAATCGGATCTAGCTTGATGCACATGGAACCATCGATTTGCTGAGAGGTAACATTCAGTCCAAGCACAGCCATGCGATATGCAAAAGTAGCTGCAGTATACATCTTTCTCTTGTGTAGCAAAGGTACAGGGGATTAAGTGTACATCGGTTGAGGTGGTTTGTGAGTGTGAACATTGTAATGAATGATGTTATTAATCTTCTGACGGGATATTAAAAACGTTTAATTtacaatagagagagagagagagagagagagagagagagagagagagagagagagagagagagagagagagagagagagaatgaatgtgtgtgtgtgtgtgtgtgtgtgtgtgtgtttatggttTAAAACACAAAAAGTTCGGGAGGAGGGGTGAGGTTGGGGGAAAACACTTCCAAGTCTGTGTCGCAGTTCAAGTTTGTAATATATATGTCTGTAGATCTGTTTAATAGCTGCTTTCTTTTGTGTGATATCTTTGAAATAAAATCTGGACAATTCATTATACCGTACTTATGTCAATGTCATGGTTCACTCGCAGTCGAGTGTGTTCCATTATAAAATATATCAGCATTTTTGTCCGATAGCCTCCAGATAGCGTGATTAAATTATCACTTCTCTGCTTTTAACAGCAAGAATATCGAAGTACGGGTACCAGATTTCAGAAATTTGGT is a window from the Littorina saxatilis isolate snail1 linkage group LG10, US_GU_Lsax_2.0, whole genome shotgun sequence genome containing:
- the LOC138978119 gene encoding uncharacterized protein; amino-acid sequence: MASSFPYQFQPQPPPVPRMTGGKRGPSGPLMVSSGSEDEDSDTSECLQPPVIHQVTVKTTVAPKSPRCVQIVQLPTPRMKTGGGKFTPTPIINPRKDTLSVMTVAPPDHIGDETDTETNHPSLPSSPRESVTSPTSSNFATEHDHDYENVASPCSSTASGPIYVRPPGFTHHAQEVESVQSKIVRKKSRPAAVISLREGFKRREQTPPKAKTKRDPLPMRLRALPQSFWQQPNVTQQVSPATMFPVLPPLCNKDTEEDITDVRPVTPPPVVETPEPITDCEAEKGNEKGKHPVGERKITVANTDLLFKLFENIGDEKKATTVHLKRGRPKRAAVAKSTMKGLISGNDPYLVDAVAQKLFPQLSIETSRHSGGGNTSLQLVTLGTGDKTVTLPSLSVEQNYPQMLSELVMHI